Proteins encoded within one genomic window of Halocatena marina:
- a CDS encoding alpha-1 4-glucan-protein synthase gives MTVDTCVIIPTIREYECVRTYVENAREHGFDLDRLFFLLVTEDFCDTDDMEAMLEEEGVSGAVFDGSRREAWYEEQDVVEFSHLVPAASHAETSFGLLYMWENQQYEYGFFIDDDTLPHPDFDFFGRHFENIAFEGEIESVASDEQWVNVLYQNFDEHGLYPRGYPYSAMHENVDIGTEQVDDVVASQGLWTNVPDLDAVRILMDGDLQGQAQTRTSSDDFDGDFVAREGEYLTVCSMNLAFRREVVPAFYQLPMDDNPWEVGRFDDIWSGVFLKRACDILGKQIYNGYPLCEHNKAPRSTFDDLNNEVPALELNEHVWEIVDAVGDDATSYAEAFDAMASALVEHDGDYNNDDFLVYVGEYMHEWLDCLDELAPVETERTRASVTATDD, from the coding sequence ATGACTGTAGACACGTGTGTGATCATCCCGACGATCAGGGAGTATGAGTGTGTACGGACGTACGTCGAAAACGCCCGCGAGCATGGCTTCGATCTCGACCGATTGTTCTTCTTGCTGGTCACAGAGGACTTCTGTGATACAGACGATATGGAAGCAATGCTCGAAGAAGAAGGCGTCTCCGGAGCCGTCTTCGATGGATCGCGCCGCGAGGCGTGGTACGAAGAGCAAGATGTTGTTGAGTTCTCGCATCTCGTTCCTGCTGCGAGCCACGCTGAGACTAGTTTCGGTCTGCTCTACATGTGGGAGAACCAACAGTACGAGTACGGGTTCTTCATCGACGACGACACACTCCCACACCCCGACTTCGACTTCTTCGGCCGTCACTTCGAGAACATCGCGTTCGAGGGTGAGATCGAAAGCGTCGCCTCTGATGAGCAGTGGGTGAACGTCCTCTACCAGAACTTCGACGAGCACGGATTGTATCCACGAGGATACCCCTACAGCGCAATGCACGAAAACGTCGACATCGGCACCGAACAGGTCGACGACGTCGTCGCCTCGCAGGGTCTTTGGACGAACGTCCCCGACCTCGACGCTGTGCGCATCCTCATGGATGGCGATCTTCAGGGACAGGCACAAACCCGTACCTCATCCGACGACTTCGATGGGGACTTCGTCGCCCGAGAGGGAGAGTACCTCACAGTCTGTTCAATGAACCTCGCGTTCCGTCGCGAAGTTGTGCCCGCATTCTATCAGCTCCCGATGGACGACAATCCGTGGGAAGTCGGCCGATTCGACGACATCTGGAGTGGTGTCTTCTTGAAACGGGCCTGCGACATCCTCGGCAAACAGATCTACAACGGATACCCGTTGTGTGAACACAACAAGGCGCCACGATCGACGTTCGACGATCTCAACAACGAAGTTCCTGCGCTCGAACTGAACGAGCACGTCTGGGAGATCGTCGATGCGGTCGGAGACGACGCGACCTCCTACGCAGAGGCGTTCGACGCCATGGCGAGTGCACTCGTCGAACACGACGGCGACTACAACAACGACGACTTCCTCGTGTACGTCGGAGAATACATGCACGAGTGGCTCGACTGCCTCGATGAACTCGCGCCCGTTGAAACCGAACGAACGCGAGCGAGCGTCACTGCTACCGACGACTAG
- a CDS encoding glycosyltransferase family 39 protein, producing the protein MEWTKRRFRLAVGFLSVLAGGVVFLIGHEVFPYLSHNHDEGVYLQQASMLLHGKLWYTTDFPAAFRPWFFVQDGNRLYPKYTPVAALMYAPGVALGVPRLMLSVIAAGNVALVGLLGREAFDRPTGVLATGIALTTPFFLIISATFMAYAPTTLLNLLFAFGYIRMFRSQSRRYAVLAGAAIGLAFFSRPYTAVLFATPFLIHAVLTVGRHARERNIWTPIIEREAIVALFGVLGVGLALTYNHVVTGDALVFPYQAFAPLDGLGFGRRRILQHTTVYSADLAWRVNKHLVAELFTRWTTAAPIGATVAAIGLFPVALRYRERHTSPISDLTLRLAILGVCITVIVGNIYFWGTLNSLATIADPTDGFMAVFGPYYHFDLVLPLSVFGSAGVLWLGRSIRSALSVRLSTQSVRAVIIVLLVVSAPILAGAEYARMEEPIGKNLGGIEQQSELYAPFENESLDNALVLFPVPYGPWLSHPFQWLRNGGSLEDGDILYAQNLGPATDFGLIDAYPNRSHYRFTYRGKWPGNVMPHLQPLSIRNGTSHQLTTTVGTVGQPTAVRLTVDDDRIVRFRYPTNVSRPPENEQFDVRWSVNGTHVRLETINGTPVEAETTNTSVQEPLSGQAIVPTTPDGYPSDTIAIDGPTFVQLTMTFVKPNHNTVTYRYAMGVDANNESARLLWPGSPKVCQGSRHCGHEGMYIPEGEYPDGITTNTTVQTR; encoded by the coding sequence ATGGAGTGGACTAAGCGTAGATTCCGTCTTGCTGTTGGGTTCCTCTCGGTTCTTGCTGGAGGGGTAGTATTCCTCATTGGTCACGAGGTGTTCCCCTATCTATCACACAACCACGACGAAGGCGTCTATCTCCAGCAGGCTTCGATGCTCCTCCACGGGAAGCTCTGGTATACGACTGATTTCCCGGCTGCCTTTCGACCGTGGTTTTTCGTTCAGGATGGAAATCGGCTGTATCCGAAGTACACGCCGGTTGCCGCGCTCATGTACGCGCCGGGTGTCGCGTTGGGCGTTCCTCGACTGATGCTCTCGGTGATTGCGGCGGGCAACGTTGCCCTCGTTGGGCTTCTCGGGCGTGAAGCATTCGATCGACCGACGGGCGTCCTCGCTACTGGGATTGCGCTCACGACGCCATTTTTCCTGATCATCTCAGCGACGTTCATGGCGTATGCGCCGACAACGTTGCTGAACCTCTTGTTCGCGTTCGGGTATATCCGGATGTTTCGAAGTCAGAGCCGCCGGTACGCTGTGCTCGCAGGCGCAGCCATCGGACTCGCGTTCTTCTCTCGCCCGTATACAGCCGTTCTGTTCGCCACTCCCTTCCTCATTCATGCGGTACTCACGGTAGGACGTCACGCCCGTGAGCGAAACATTTGGACACCAATAATTGAGCGAGAAGCGATCGTTGCGCTTTTCGGCGTGTTGGGGGTGGGACTTGCACTCACGTACAATCATGTGGTGACGGGCGATGCACTCGTCTTCCCGTATCAGGCGTTCGCGCCGCTTGATGGGTTGGGATTCGGTCGGCGAAGGATTCTCCAGCACACGACTGTGTACTCGGCTGATCTCGCATGGCGTGTGAACAAGCACCTCGTAGCCGAACTCTTCACGCGATGGACTACCGCCGCTCCGATTGGAGCCACTGTCGCTGCGATTGGTCTCTTTCCGGTTGCACTTCGCTATCGGGAGCGCCATACGTCCCCGATCTCTGATCTTACACTCCGGCTCGCCATTCTCGGTGTCTGCATCACGGTCATCGTCGGAAATATCTACTTCTGGGGGACGCTCAACAGCCTCGCAACGATTGCAGATCCAACCGACGGATTCATGGCGGTATTTGGTCCGTACTACCACTTCGATCTCGTGCTTCCGCTGTCCGTATTCGGTAGCGCCGGTGTGCTCTGGCTCGGTCGATCGATCCGATCGGCCCTTTCGGTGCGCCTCTCGACACAGAGCGTGCGTGCAGTCATCATCGTGTTGTTGGTTGTCTCAGCACCGATTCTCGCGGGCGCAGAATACGCTCGGATGGAAGAGCCGATCGGGAAGAATCTGGGTGGTATCGAACAACAATCTGAGCTGTACGCTCCCTTCGAGAACGAAAGTTTAGACAATGCGCTCGTCCTGTTCCCGGTCCCGTACGGGCCGTGGCTGTCACACCCGTTCCAATGGCTCCGAAACGGGGGCTCGCTCGAAGATGGAGATATTCTATACGCACAGAATCTCGGACCGGCCACAGATTTCGGTCTTATCGACGCCTATCCCAACCGATCACACTATCGATTTACGTACCGAGGAAAATGGCCCGGCAACGTTATGCCGCATCTCCAGCCACTCAGCATCCGGAACGGCACGAGCCACCAGCTCACAACAACTGTTGGTACCGTTGGACAGCCAACAGCGGTTCGGCTTACGGTCGATGATGACCGGATCGTCCGGTTCCGGTATCCCACAAACGTATCCCGACCGCCAGAAAACGAACAGTTCGACGTTCGCTGGAGCGTGAACGGAACACACGTTCGATTGGAAACGATCAACGGAACGCCTGTCGAGGCAGAGACGACAAACACGAGCGTCCAAGAACCACTGAGTGGGCAAGCGATAGTTCCGACGACACCCGACGGATATCCCTCCGATACGATTGCTATCGACGGACCAACGTTCGTCCAACTGACGATGACGTTCGTGAAACCAAACCATAACACCGTCACATACCGCTACGCTATGGGTGTCGATGCGAACAACGAAAGCGCCCGGCTTCTCTGGCCCGGTTCACCAAAGGTGTGTCAGGGGTCGCGTCACTGTGGTCACGAGGGGATGTACATCCCAGAAGGTGAGTATCCCGACGGAATCACCACGAACACGACCGTCCAGACACGGTAA
- a CDS encoding dolichyl-phosphate hexose transferase: protein MQQETKSEQFTFDDLSVVMGTYNEEESIGVVLEDIDRVTDGRAEAICVDGSSDRTPEIAREHGARVIEQEPQGYGVAVREAVLSADRPIVVTTDCDDTYPMDALPEFLSLINEGYDVVSGDRLYHGAREMPAFNRLGNATFALIASVLMGTRVHDTTTGMRAYRREVIQQIEWTENTGLSAELLIRPVMRDYRVREAPITYRERRGETKLDPIEGGAAIAKSIVKVCFEEHLR from the coding sequence ATGCAACAAGAAACGAAATCCGAGCAGTTCACATTCGATGATCTCAGTGTCGTAATGGGGACGTACAACGAAGAGGAGTCGATTGGTGTCGTCCTTGAAGACATAGATCGTGTCACAGACGGCCGAGCTGAAGCAATCTGTGTCGATGGTTCGAGCGACCGTACGCCAGAAATCGCCCGCGAACACGGCGCACGTGTCATTGAGCAGGAACCACAGGGATACGGCGTCGCAGTGCGCGAGGCAGTTCTGAGTGCTGATCGACCGATCGTCGTTACGACCGATTGTGATGACACCTATCCGATGGATGCCCTCCCGGAGTTCCTCTCGTTGATCAATGAGGGATACGACGTGGTCAGCGGTGACCGACTGTACCACGGAGCGCGGGAAATGCCAGCATTCAACCGCCTTGGGAACGCGACGTTTGCCCTCATCGCCAGTGTGTTGATGGGAACACGCGTTCACGACACGACGACGGGAATGCGTGCCTACCGGCGTGAAGTTATCCAACAGATCGAATGGACCGAAAACACTGGTCTCTCAGCTGAATTACTCATCCGGCCAGTGATGCGTGATTACCGGGTGCGCGAAGCGCCGATCACGTACCGCGAACGCCGAGGAGAGACGAAGCTCGACCCGATCGAAGGTGGTGCGGCTATCGCGAAGTCGATCGTCAAGGTCTGTTTCGAAGAACATCTCCGATAA
- a CDS encoding aldo/keto reductase encodes MEYVTLRGEKIPKVGLGTWRLTGEDCRQAIATAINLGYRHIDTAQVYGNEREIGDAIRASKIDRDKLFLTTKLGGQNYGHDAVLRSTEESLAKLNTDYIDLLLIHWPADRIPIGTTPLAETLGAMNELVENGTVRHIGVSNFDIDRLDEARNLSEAPILTNQVQYHPFWDQTRLLEYCQIHDVILTAYSPFGHGGALDDGVLVEIGDRYGKSSAQVALRWLIQQEMVCTIPKATSYEHLKANFAVFDFELTDEEMKNIYRPSKLRTVSGFVKSRLPDPRR; translated from the coding sequence ATGGAATACGTCACCCTCCGAGGAGAGAAAATCCCGAAGGTAGGTCTCGGAACGTGGCGACTGACGGGCGAAGACTGTCGTCAGGCCATCGCAACAGCGATCAATCTCGGATATCGACACATCGACACCGCACAAGTCTACGGGAACGAGCGAGAAATTGGCGACGCGATCCGTGCGAGCAAAATCGACCGCGACAAACTCTTTTTGACGACGAAGCTCGGGGGACAGAACTACGGCCACGACGCTGTGCTACGCTCGACTGAAGAAAGTCTCGCTAAACTCAACACCGACTACATCGATCTGTTGTTGATTCACTGGCCTGCAGATCGCATTCCGATCGGAACGACGCCGCTCGCGGAAACGCTCGGTGCGATGAACGAACTCGTTGAGAACGGCACTGTCCGACATATCGGAGTCAGTAATTTCGACATCGATCGGCTTGACGAAGCACGCAACCTCTCAGAAGCGCCGATCTTGACCAATCAAGTGCAGTATCACCCATTCTGGGATCAGACACGACTGCTCGAATACTGTCAAATACACGATGTTATTCTCACTGCGTACAGTCCATTCGGTCACGGAGGCGCGTTGGACGATGGAGTGCTCGTCGAAATCGGAGACCGGTACGGAAAGTCGAGCGCGCAAGTTGCGCTCCGGTGGCTAATTCAACAAGAGATGGTCTGTACCATCCCGAAGGCGACCAGCTACGAGCATCTCAAAGCGAATTTTGCGGTGTTCGACTTCGAACTCACAGACGAAGAGATGAAAAACATCTATCGTCCCTCGAAACTCCGAACGGTGTCTGGGTTCGTCAAATCACGACTTCCAGATCCGCGTCGATAA
- a CDS encoding MBL fold metallo-hydrolase — translation MVFELTENAWQVDLTGVNAYLLDDGGTLTLVDGGTPWGISKLMREIEETEYTLNSIDRVLLTHYDIDHVGGLIRLGIEAPVYVGMPDGAFLTGQRKPPLTNSKGALQRALRPFMRGHDLSIEPVEDGDEIGSFTAYHTPGHTPGHIAYMSESLSLGFVGDLIIERRGELIPSPWYLSYDSGQAKESILDLADRQPAVETIGFGHGVPFLKNGSVRLAELGQSIA, via the coding sequence ATGGTCTTCGAACTCACGGAGAACGCTTGGCAGGTCGATTTGACCGGTGTGAATGCGTATCTTCTCGACGACGGAGGGACGCTGACACTCGTTGACGGGGGGACACCGTGGGGAATCTCAAAGCTCATGCGAGAGATCGAGGAGACAGAGTACACGCTCAACAGCATCGACCGTGTTTTGCTCACGCATTATGACATCGACCACGTTGGCGGACTCATTCGTCTTGGAATTGAAGCACCAGTGTACGTCGGGATGCCCGATGGGGCCTTTCTCACTGGACAACGAAAGCCACCACTCACGAACTCGAAAGGCGCTCTGCAACGCGCACTCAGACCGTTCATGCGCGGACACGATCTCTCGATCGAGCCGGTTGAGGACGGTGACGAGATCGGGAGCTTTACCGCATATCACACGCCAGGGCACACCCCGGGCCACATAGCTTATATGAGTGAATCACTCTCACTCGGGTTTGTCGGCGATTTAATCATCGAGCGCAGGGGGGAACTCATCCCGTCACCGTGGTATCTCAGCTACGATTCCGGACAAGCCAAAGAGAGTATTTTGGATCTCGCCGATCGGCAGCCAGCAGTCGAAACGATCGGCTTCGGACACGGAGTACCGTTTCTCAAAAATGGCAGTGTTCGATTGGCAGAACTCGGCCAATCGATAGCGTGA
- a CDS encoding NAD-binding protein, with protein MNAIVIGPDEDGLGDALDANGVSVAHAEGTASREQLLDAGIETADLLIVTNSVLATSIPVAREITPDLRVVAYVHDSLPEFARATAGLIVDPELIAPETVADELISTSQ; from the coding sequence ATGAACGCTATCGTTATTGGCCCTGATGAAGACGGACTGGGAGATGCACTCGATGCTAACGGCGTCTCCGTCGCGCACGCGGAAGGGACGGCGTCACGAGAACAACTCCTCGATGCGGGCATCGAAACGGCCGACCTGCTGATTGTCACCAACTCCGTGCTCGCTACTTCGATTCCGGTCGCCCGCGAGATCACTCCTGACCTCCGTGTTGTCGCGTACGTCCACGATTCGCTTCCGGAGTTCGCTCGCGCAACGGCTGGACTCATAGTCGATCCCGAGCTGATAGCTCCGGAAACCGTCGCAGACGAATTGATCTCAACCTCACAATAA